A window from Dendropsophus ebraccatus isolate aDenEbr1 unplaced genomic scaffold, aDenEbr1.pat pat_scaffold_1791_ctg1, whole genome shotgun sequence encodes these proteins:
- the LOC138775580 gene encoding charged multivesicular body protein 5-like, whose protein sequence is NMVKQKAMRVLKQKRMYEQQRDNLNQQSFNMEQANYTIQTLKDTKTTVEAMKIGAKEMKKAYKQVKIDQIEDLQDQLEDMMENANDIQEALSRSYGTPEIDEDDLEAELDALGDEFMADDDSSYLDEAASAPAIPEGIPSDSKNKDGVLVDEFGLPQIPAT, encoded by the exons AATATGGTCAAGCAAAAAGCCATGCGAGTTCTGAAACAGAAAAGAAT GTATGAACAGCAAAGAGATAACCTAAATCAGCAATCCTTTAACATGGAGCAAGCCAATTATACCATTCAAACACTAAAAGACACAAAAACAACG GTGGAAGCAATGAAAATCGGGGCAAAGGAAATGAAAAAAGCATACAAGCAAGTCAAAATTGATCAGATTGAG GATTTACAAGATCAGTTAGAAGATATGATGGAGAATGCAAACGATATCCAGGAAGCACTGAGCCGTAGTTATGGGACACCCGAAATTGATGAAGATGATCTTGAAGCTG AGCTGGATGCATTGGGAGATGAATTCATGGCAGATGATGACAGCTCTTACTTAGATGAAGCAGCCTCGGCACCTGCAATTCCTGAAGGCATTCCAAGTGACTCGAAAAATAAG GATGGCGTGTTGGTAGATGAATTTGGACTGCCACAGATTCCAGCTACATAA